Proteins from a genomic interval of Capsicum annuum cultivar UCD-10X-F1 chromosome 4, UCD10Xv1.1, whole genome shotgun sequence:
- the LOC107868283 gene encoding expansin-A13 encodes MLLQLLLTVLPLVHSHYNWSPTAAATQKFEWRPARATYYAPVDPRDAVGGACGYGDLERSGYGKSTAGLSTVLFEKGQICGACFEVRCVEELKWCIPGTSIIVTATNFCAPNYGLESDGGGHCNVPNAHFVLPIEAFEKIAIWKASNMPVQYRRIKCRKEGGVRFTINGAGIFLSVLISNVAGAGDIVAAKVKGSRTGWLPMGRIWGQNWHISADLKNQPISFEITSSAGVTLTSYNVAPKNWNFGQTYQGKQFDS; translated from the exons ATGTTACTACAGTTACTACTAACAGTACTCCCACTAGTTCACTCTCACTACAACTGGTCACCGACCGCGGCCGCCACTCAAAAATTTGAGTGGCGGCCAGCACGTGCCACCTACTACGCCCCTGTCGATCCACGAGACGCAGTAGGTGGCGCGTGCGGATACGGTGACCTGGAAAGAAGTGGATATGGTAAATCCACAGCTGGTTTAAGTACAGTACTATTTGAAAAGGGACAAATTTGTGGTGCTTGTTTTGAAGTACGATGTGTTGAGGAACTTAAATGGTGTATACCTGGTACTTCAATTATTGTTACTGCAACAAACTTTTGTGCACCAAATTATGGATTAGAAAGTGATGGAGGTGGACATTGTAATGTACCAAATGCACATTTTGTTTTGCCTATTGAAGCTTTTGAGAAAATTGCTATTTGGAAAGCTTCTAATATGCCTGTTCAATATCGCAG AATTAAGTGCAGAAAGGAAGGAGGAGTTCGATTCACGATCAATGGTGCTGGGATATTTTTGTCCGTGTTAATCAGCAACGTTGCAGGCGCAGGCGATATAGTCGCAGCAAAAGTGAAGGGTTCGAGAACAGGATGGCTTCCTATGGGTAGGATCTGGGGCCAAAACTGGCATATAAGCGCCGACTTGAAGAATCAACCTATCTCTTTCGAGATAACCAGCAGTGCTGGAGTCACCTTGACATCTTACAATGTTGCTCCGAAGAACTGGAATTTCGGACAGACTTATCAAGGAAAGCAGTTCGACTCATAG
- the LOC107868282 gene encoding protein ALTERED XYLOGLUCAN 9, with product MMLGAVQFGLFAAGVVLFVPMGMAGWHLSRNKMLFFSCALFITLAVGVHLIPYFPSVTSFLSSSSSSSSSSSLVVNRNSCFPLLHQVAFDFQELGNNSERGSWKWIEFENVVDCDFQKLTKTDTSDLLNGSWVVVAGDSQARLMVVSLLELLLAKNEMEVVKGDLFKRHSDYNMFVDEIGMKLDFIWAPYVSNLTDLMMGFKEKKSYPDVFVMGAGLWDMLHVNNASDYGVSLKSLKDSVVSLLPVSSTFGNEDRSETNVVPIRSPNLFWLGMPKLISSMLNTDEKKEKMSDVMCEAYNDELYRSKLLQQSGGPLFLLDIHSLSNNCGAHCTDDGMHYHGAVYEAAVHIMLNGLLIESNQKL from the coding sequence ATGATGTTGGGTGCTGTACAATTTGGACTATTTGCAGCAGGTGTTGTACTTTTTGTCCCAATGGGTATGGCAGGTTGGCATTTGAGTCGTAACAAAATGCTTTTTTTCAGCTGTGCACTTTTCATTACTCTTGCTGTTGGTGTTCATCTTATTCCATATTTCCCTTCTGTTACTTCTTTCCTTTCCTCCtcatcatcaagttcatcatccTCATCGCTTGTCGTAAATCGTAATTCCTGCTTTCCTTTACTTCATCAAGTAGCATTTGATTTTCAAGAATTGGGTAATAACAGTGAAAGGGGTTCTTGGAAATGGATTGAGTTTGAAAATGTTGTGGATTGTGATTTCCAGAAGTTGACAAAGACCGATACTTCGGATTTGTTAAATGGATCATGGGTTGTTGTGGCTGGGGATTCACAAGCAAGATTAATGGTGGTGTCTCTTTTGGAGTTGTTATTGGCGAAAAATGAGATGGAAGTGGTAAAGGGTGATCTTTTTAAAAGGCATAGTGATTATAACATGTTTGTCGATGAGATTGGGATGAAGTTGGATTTTATATGGGCACCTTATGTGAGTAATTTGACTGATTTGATGATGGggtttaaagaaaaaaagagttatcCTGATGTATTTGTGATGGGGGCAGGATTATGGGATATGTTACACGTAAATAACGCGTCGGATTATGGTGTTTCGTTAAAGTCTTTGAAGGATTCAGTAGTGTCATTGTTACCGGTTTCATCAACGTTTGGTAATGAAGATCGTTCTGAGACAAATGTGGTTCCTATTCGGTCGCCTAACCTGTTTTGGTTAGGGATGCCTAAGTTGATAAGCTCAATGTTGAATACGgatgagaagaaggagaagatgaGTGATGTAATGTGTGAAGCTTATAACGATGAGCTTTATAGAAGTAAGCTGCTTCAGCAATCTGGTGGGCCATTGTTTTTGCTGGATATCCACTCGTTGAGTAACAACTGCGGAGCTCATTGCACGGACGATGGAATGCATTATCATGGGGCTGTCTATGAAGCTGCTGTACATATCATGTTAAATGGGTTGCTGATAGAATCTAACCAGAAGCTATGA